The genomic stretch ACGTGCTCTCGGCCATGATCACTACGGTTTATTTAGGCTCCTGGCATTTGCCTTGGATTGATCTTTCCCAATATTTACCTCCTCTCCTTTACGGAATTGTCTCCTTTTTGATCTTTTTTGCCAAGGTGGCCTTCTTTCTCTGGCTTTTTGTCTGGATTCGTTGGACCCTTCCTCGTTTCCGGTGGGACCAAGTTATGGGGCTTGGTTGGAAGGCTTTGATCCCCCTGGCCCTCTTTAACATCTTGATCACCGCCTTGGTGATCCAACTGACCAGCTAGGAGGCGTAGATTCATGGCCTGGGAGTATCAAGACAACAGTATTATCAAGGTCAATGATGTCCCCCGGAAATATAGATTTGCAGAGAAGGTCTATCTTATCGAGATACTTAAGGGGATGCTGATTACCATCTCCCACTTCTGGGAGAATTTCCGGGCGGCTTTAAGAGGGCGAGGACGCCCTCGTTATTTTACCACCAAAGAAGGAAACCCCAGTTATCCCTGGACATGGCAATATCCTGAGGAGAAGCGTTTTGTCCATCCCCGTTGGCGGGGCCTTCATATTTTTAAGAAAGATAACAAAGGTCTTGAGGCTTGTATTGCCTGTGGAATGTGCGAGAAGGTCTGTCCGGCCAAAGCCATTAAGATTAAGGCCGGCAAAAGCGGTGAGGAACAGGGGAAAAGATATTCTGGTCCTCGCTATGCTGTCAGTTACGAAATTGATCTCCTTCGCTGTATCTTCTGCGGTTTTTGTGAAGAGGTCTGTCCTAAAAAGGCCATTGAACTCAACCAGGAATATGAATTGGCCGCTTATCGCCGTGAAGAGACCATTTATACCAAAGAGAGGCTTTTAGCCAATTTTGAACGGGCCCAGGCTCGAGGC from Thermosulfuriphilus ammonigenes encodes the following:
- a CDS encoding NuoI/complex I 23 kDa subunit family protein, with product MAWEYQDNSIIKVNDVPRKYRFAEKVYLIEILKGMLITISHFWENFRAALRGRGRPRYFTTKEGNPSYPWTWQYPEEKRFVHPRWRGLHIFKKDNKGLEACIACGMCEKVCPAKAIKIKAGKSGEEQGKRYSGPRYAVSYEIDLLRCIFCGFCEEVCPKKAIELNQEYELAAYRREETIYTKERLLANFERAQARGTVKVIPKAPPPKKPAAKAGAKAGVKPTAKAGAKSSEASAAKEVKAKASQTSKEAKEEKE